From Epinephelus lanceolatus isolate andai-2023 chromosome 12, ASM4190304v1, whole genome shotgun sequence, the proteins below share one genomic window:
- the tmem236 gene encoding transmembrane protein 236 codes for MPSGKTVKFILYEVLQFAALIVPIFVIMERFASLIRDVKGRDLTAYWLVVAASIAYVTTVTLLVWVPLKYLILKRKRFLSEITQWRPTALAYLLLCTLPCFAILIASSKVQVDRGERLDHFAELPVSLVLFCLICMDIIERIRPCKLIGQSDSLDLDFDMPGPVLTHLEQVTSVTGQLHAEEGQNGLTQGHPQARNGSTSGRWQDLAGSPSHSTPSSRAPSTAYLYSSSSRPQSYSGPLGFLWKRDRRSEVFVDSFLFWFDTVEMVRVAGDPSVFYSVWVFPVYILAFMSTLRMVITPNNPLLSFAGVALQDFPFFIIRVALIVVFGYVTPVLYSLKNVLVSLTFIYFTFLTKLRIFRRQSMF; via the exons ATGCCCTCGGGGAAGACGGTCAAGTTCATCCTGTATGAGGTGCTGCAGTTTGCAGCCCTTATCGTACCCATCTTTGTGATTATGGAGAGGTTTGCCAGCCTCATTCGTGATGTGAAAGGACGGGATCTCACGGCCTACTGGCTCGTGGTGGCGGCTTCTATTGCCTATGTGACCACTGTGACCCTGCTGGTGTGGGTTCCCCTGAAATATCTGATCCTGAAGCGGAAGAGGTTTTTATCGGAGATCACACAGTG gagaCCGACAGCGCTGGCGTATCTCCTCCTGTGTACATTACCCTGCTTTGCTATTTTAATAGCCAGCTCCAAG GTGCAGGTGGACAGAGGGGAAAGGCTTGACCATTTCGCTGAGTTGCCCGTTTCCTTGGTGCTTTTCTGCCTCATCTGCATGGATATCATAGAGAGGATACGCCCCTGCAAGCTCATCGGACAAT CAGACAGTCTGGATTTGGACTTTGACATGCCAGGCCCCGTCCTCACCCACCTGGAGCAGGTGACCTCCGTAACAGGCCAGCTGCATGCTGAAGAAGGCCAGAACGGTTTGACCCAAGGCCACCCACAGGCCAGGAATGGCAGCACCTCTGGTAGATGGCAGGACCTCGCTGGCTCACCCAGCCACTCAACACCCAGCTCACGAGCTCCCAGCACAGCCTACCTGTACTCCTCATCGTCACGCCCCCAATCCTACTCAGGTCCTCTGGGCTTCCTGTGGAAGAGGGACAGAAGGTCAGAGGTGTTTGTGGAcagcttcctgttttggtttgacACTGTGGAGATGGTGAGAGTGGCAGGAGATCCATCAGTCTTCTACTCAGTCTGGGTGTTCCCAGTCTACATCCTCGCCTTCATGTCCACTCTCCGCATGGTCATCACTCCTAACAACCCCTTGTTGTCTTTTGCTGGAGTCGCTCTGCAGGACTttcctttcttcatcattcgaGTCGCTCTGATTGTCGTGTTTGGTTATGTAACTCCTGTGTTGTACTCATTGAAAAATGTGCTGGTGAGCCTGACTTTTATCTACTTCACATTCCTGACTAAGCTGAGGATTTTCAGAAGGCAGAGCATGTTTTGA